One genomic segment of Sorex araneus isolate mSorAra2 chromosome X, mSorAra2.pri, whole genome shotgun sequence includes these proteins:
- the ID2 gene encoding DNA-binding protein inhibitor ID-2 has translation MKAFSPVRSVRKNSLSDHSLGISRSKTPVDDPMSLLYNMNDCYSKLKELVPSIPQNKKVSKMEILQHVIDYILDLQIALDSHPTIVSLHHQRPGQSQTSRTPLTTLNTDISILSLQASEFPSELMSNDSKALCG, from the exons ATGAAAGCTTTCAGTCCAGTGAGGTCCGTTAGGAAAAATAGTCTCTCGGACCACAGCCTGGGCATCTCCCGGAGCAAAACCCCGGTGGACGACCCCATGAGCCTTCTGTACAATATGAACGACTGCTACTCCAAGCTCAAGGAGCTGGTGCCCAGCATCCCTCAGAACAAGAAGGTGAGCAAGATGGAAATCCTGCAGCACGTCATCGACTACATCTTGGACCTGCAGATCGCTCTGGACTCGCACCCTACCATCGTCAGCCTGCACCACCAGCGACCCGGGCAGAGCCAGACGTCCAGGACGCCGCTGACTACCCTAAACACGGACATCAGCATCCTGTCCTTGCAG GCTTCTGAATTCCCTTCTGAGTTAATGTCAAATGACAGCAAAGCGCTCTGTGGCTGA